In Methanofollis aquaemaris, the genomic window TCGAAGGCCGACGAGATCATGAACTATGTCAACAACAATGACAACATGACCATGGATCTCGGCTGCGTGACCCTGGACGAGACGACGACGATGACCGCCGACGGGCCGTTCGAGCACCACCTCACCGAACTTAACCACCTCAAGTGGGCGAACACCGATGTGGAACTCGAAACCGCCGCAGGCGTCGTCCCGTATATCTACTCCCCGAACATCAAGGTCTGCGGTATCCAGTGGGCGATCGGTCTTGAACTCGGACTGCTCGCCAAAGACCCGATGCGGGTCTTTATCACCACCGACCACCCGAACGCCGGTCCGTTCTTCAGGTACCCGCGGGTCATGAAGTGGCTGATGAGCCAGGATGCCCGTGAAGCCCAGATGGACGCGCTCAAGTGGGCAGAGAAGGTCAGGTCTGCCACGCTCCTCTCCGGCCTCGACCGCGAACTCACCCTGTACGAGATCGCGGCGATGACCAGGGCGGGCACGGCCAAGGCGCTCGGCCTCAGCCACATGTACGGCAGTCTCAAGCCCGGCCTTGAGGCCGATGTTGCGGTCTACGACTACAACCCCGAGACGGCGGAGGATCCCGAACTTATCGAGAAGGCCTTCGGCAACGCGGCTTACCTCTTCAAGGGCGGAGAAATCGTCGTCAAGGAAGGCGAGGTCGTCAGCAACGGAAACAAGAAGACCCTATGGGTCGACGCCAAAGTCGCCGAGAACCCACAGGTCCAGCGGGACATCGCCGAGAAGTTCATGCGGTACTACACGGTCACCCAGGCGAACTATGAGGTGAACGAGAAGGTCTTCATGAAGAACCCGTACAGGATCGAGGTCGACGCAACCCAGTGAGGAGATGACGATGGAGACGGTAACACTGACACCAAAGGAGCAGCCCGAGCTCTTTATCGACGCGGAAAACATCACTCCCAATGCATTCGCAGGGAAAAACGCCGCGGAGATCGCCGGGCTGTCTGTCTTTGAAGGGAACCAGACCCAGACTCTCGGCCAGTACTTCGAGGTCGCCGGCAAGGCCGGGGCCACGGCCGAGGAGACAAAGATCGTCATCAAGGGCGATGTCACCAAGGTCAAGTACATCGGCATGAGGATGAACGGCGGCGAGATCGTCGTCGAGGGTTCAGCCGACATGTACGTCGGGGCCTGGATGGAAAGCGGCAGTATCCATGTGAAGGGTAATGTCGACGCTTTCTCTGGCACAGGCATGAAAGGCGGCGAGATCGAGGTCGACGGCAATGCCGGAAACTATCTCGGCGCCGCCTACCGCGGTGACTGGAGAGGCATGCAGGCCGGGACCATTCGTGTCCACGGCAATGCCGGCTCTGACATCGGAACCTTCATGAACGGAGGAACCATCATCGTCGAGGGTGACGTGGACGTCCACGTCGGCACCCACGCCGAGGGCGGTACCATCATCGTGAAGGGCAACGGCAAGTCCAAGATCGGTGGCCAGATGGTGAAGGGCGAGATCTACGTCTTTGGCACCATCGATGTCATGATGCCCGGTTATGTCTACCGGGAGGACGTTGACCTTGAAGTCGACGGTGCATCAGCCAGGTTTGCCCTCTTTGAGGGTGATATGGGTGAACGCCATCCCAAGCGGAAAGGTCAGGTCACCTACGGTAAAATCTACCAGAAATACTAAATTTCAACCTTCTTTTTTCTGGAAAGAGAGCGCGAGTCCGGATGTTATATTTATAGAAGTATAATATCATTCAGTAACACGCACTGCAAAATATCTCACACATGAATTCAATAGACTCCGAGCCGCAGGCTCCTCTATTTGAATCTTCTTTCTTGACCACGATATATCCGTGCATATATAAATCGGCGGACGCACCCCAAGATAGCAACGCTTATATGGCGGGATGGTGACTATGCAATTGTCCCTTGAGGGACGTGCAGTAGCAACAGCAGCGATTATCAGCGATTCCTTTAGTGATTCATTACACAGTTCCTGTATTGTATTGGAAAATACATCAAATCCGGAGGAATTATATGGCAAAATACTCAGACACGATCGACCTCTACGACGACGAAGGAAAACTTCTGAAGAGCGGGGTCGCACTTGAGAGGATCAGCCCGGTTGTCAACCCGGCGATCAAGAAGGTCATCGACATGACCAAGCGGACGATCGCGGTCAACGTGGCCGGGATCGAGAAAGGCATCAAGACCGGTGCGGTCGGTTCCAAGGCCGACTCAATCGCCGGGCGGACGATGGACCTTGACGTTGTCAAGGACGTCGATGCCATCAAGGCGAAGATCCAGGAGATGGTCCAGGTCGAAGAGGGCGACGACACCCAGATCAAGGACTTCGGAGGCAAACTCCTCCTCGTCGAGGTGCCGAAGGCCCGTATCGAGGCCGCCGCCACCTACGACGCGGCGATCACCGCCGTTGCGGCGGCGACCACCTACGCGATCCTCGACCAGTACGACATCGGGCCCTTCGACGCCCCGATGGTCAAGGCGGCAGTCTGGGGCACCTACCCGCAGACCATGGATATGAAGGGCGCAAACGTCGCTTCCATCCTGTCCATCCCCCAGAACAACGAAGGTCTCGGTTTCGCCCTGAGGAACATCCCGGCCAACCACGTCGTGATGATCACCGGTCGCAACGCCATGCAGGGTGCGGCCCTTTCCTCGACCTTCGAGCACGCGGGTCAGTTCGAGATGGGCAACGCCATCGGACCCTTCGAGCGCGCCCAGCTCCTCGGCTATGCCTTCCAGGGCCTCAACGCCAACAACCTGGTCTACGATCTCGTCAAGACCAACGGCCAGAGCGGCACGGTCGGCACCGTCGTCCAGTCCCTGGTCGAGCGTGCGATCGAGGACAAGGTTATCGCTCCAGGCAAGAAGGGCGGGTACTTCCAGTACTACGACACCAAGGACCCGATGCTCTGGAACGCCTATGCGGCAGCCGGCACCCTTGCCGGGACCATGGTCAACTGTGGTGCCGGGCGGTTCGCCCAGGCGGTCTCCTCGACGCTCCTGTACTTCAACGACCTGCTTGAGCACGAGACCGGTCTCCCCGGCTGTGACTACGGCCGTGTAATGGGTACCGCTGTCGGGTTCTCCTTCTTCAGCCACTCCATCTATGGTGGTGGCGGTCCGGGTATCTTCAACGGCAACCACGTCGTGACCAGGCACTCGGCAGGCTTCGCCATTCCGTGTGTGGTCGCCGCCTGTTCTGTCGACGCAGGCACCCAGATGTTCGCGCCAGAGGGCACCTCCAAGATCTACGGCGAGACCTACGGCCAGATCGAGGAGTTCGCAAAACCGATCCAGAACATCGCAAAGGAAGTATAAAGGTAGCAGCGGATGACAGAAGCCACATATCCCCAGTGTAGGATTGTGCCTGCGCGTTTCCTCAACCCGGAGACAGTGGAACGTCTCCTCACCAGGATCCTGGAGATCGGTGGGATCAGGAGGCTGATTTTGAACGGACCCCGCCTCCCCCCCACCGTCCCCTATGGCCCGGCCCGGGGTACACCAAACCCTCACCCCATGCGAAAGGCGATCAGGGTCGGAGACCAGGAGATGGAACTTCAGGTGCATGTGGGAACGATCCTCCTCGAACTCGAGGATCGGTCGTACATCGACTCCATAAGGCAGGCATGCGACGAAGTCTTCGTGAAATTCCCGTACGGTTTCTCGGAGGGGAAGTTCATAAAGACACAAGCGACCGTTTCAGACTATGCAAAGTACGGACCCGACGCGGACAAACTCATCCTCGGCATGACCGATCCGAAGAGCCGCAGCGGGCCCCTTATTATTCAGGGAACTAAGTGATTTCAATGCCGATCGGAAGGGTAACCCAGGTAGTGGACTGCAGAGAGAGTATGGGTATGGGCAAAGGCGGAGGCCTTGCCCAGCGAGGAACCATATCAGAATGCCGCCGCCCCGACGTAATCGTCGTCGGGATGTCGCCAGGACGCAGGCATGTGACAAAGCCGGTCTGCGACATCACGTCCGCCCTGAGAAGGGAAGGGGTGGAGTTCTCAGTGAGCACGCTCGTGTTGAACGCGGGCAGCGGTGTTCCCCCCGATGCCCCCGGCATTGCGGGGTCAGTCCTTGGCGCCTACTTCGGGCTCACCCCCCAGGAGATCGAGCAGATAGAAGAGCATAAGGTCGCGATCCTCCACCACGGGAATGTCCGATCCCATGTGGTGCAGAAGGTCAGGTTCATCCTGGAGCATGTCGACGTCAAGGCCGTCGTCGTCTCCCAGTGTCCGATCGACTACGAGGATCTCGCAAAAGAGGGCGTCAAGACCGCCCTCGTCATGCCTCCCCCGGACAGGGTCAAGACCAGAGGAAGTGTCGAGGCGATCGTCTCCGGCGTCACCCGTGGCCAGACCCCTAACAGGGAGAAGATGGCTGAAGTCATCACAGCCGTTACCAGATTGATGAAAGAACACAACCCAAGGTGAATTGTCTATGGCATATAAACCACAGTTTGGACCAGGTACGTCTGTCGTCGCCGAGAACCGGCGCAAGCAGATGAACCCGGACTACCAGCTCGAGAAGTTGCGTGAAGTAACTGACGAGGACATCGTCCTGATCCTCGGGCACCGCGCCCCTGGCGCAGCCTACCCGACGGCCCACCCGCCCCTGGCAGAGCAGCAGGAGCCGGACTGCCCGATCAGAAAGATCGTCGAACCGACCGAAGGCGCAAAGGCCGGCGACCGCGTCCGCTACATCCAGTTTGCAGACTCGATGTTCAACGCGCCCTCGCAGCCGTACCAGCGGACGTACATGGAGTGTTACCGCTTCCGCGGCATCGACCCCGGTACGCTCTCCGGCCGTCAGATCGTCGAGTGCCGCGAGCGTGACCTGGAAAGTTACTCCAAGGATCTTGTCAACACCGAGGTCTTCGACCCGGCCAGGATCGGTGTCCGCGGTGCAACGGTGCACGGTCACTCCCTCCGTCTTGCAGAGGACGGCATGATGTTCGACATGCTCCAGCGCTGCGTACTCGGCGATGACGGTATCGTCAGGTACGTCAAGAACCAGATCGGCGAGCCCCTGGACCGTGCGGTCGAGGTCGGCAAGCCGATGGACGAGGCCTGGCTCAAGGCGCACACCACCATGTTCCACTCACTCGCCGGAACCGGGTTCCGCGATGACCAGGAGTATGTCGAGTATGTGCAGCGGATCCACTCGCTGAGGACCAAGTACGGCTTCATGCCGAAGGAGGAGTGATTGACATGGCAAAGATTGAGAGGGCACAGAAACTGTTCCTGAAGTCGCTCAAGGAGAAGTTCCAGGACCAGGACGTTCAGTCCGAGAAGACCGAATTCTACAAGTTCGGTGGCATCCGCCAGTCCCCGAGGAAACTCGAGTTCATGAAGGCGAGCCAGGCAATTGAGATGCAGCGCGGGATCGCGATGTATGACCCCGAGCGCTGCCACCTTGGCGGACTGCCGATGGGTCAGCGCCAGCTGATGACCTACGAGGTCTCAGGCACCGGCGTCTATGTCGAGGGCGACGACCTGCACTTCGTCAACAACTCTGCGATGCAGCAGATGTGGGACGACATCCGCAGGACCGTCATCGTCGGCATGGACCTCGCGCACGCCACCCTCCAGAAGAGGCTGGGCAAGGAGGTCACCCCCGAGACGATCAACGAATACCTCCACATCCTCAACCACGCGATGCCGGGCGCAGCCGTGGTTCAGGAGCACATGGTCGAGACCCACCCGGGCCTTGTCGATGACTGCTATGTGAAGGTCTTCACCGGCGACGACGAACTCGCCGACGACATCGAACCCCAGTTCCTCATCAACGTCGAGAAACTCTTCCCCGGCGAGTCGGCGGAGGCCCTGAAGGCCGCGGTCGGCAAGTCGATGTGGCAGGCAATCCACATCCCGACCATCGTCTCCAGGACGTGCGACGGCGGTACCACCTCCAGGTGGTCTGCGATGCAGATCGGTATGTCCTTCATCGCCGCGTACCGCATGTGCGCCGGTGAGGCGGCAGTCGCCGACCTTTCCTTCGCTGCAAAGCACGCCGGCGTCATCCAGATGGCCGACATCCTCCCGGCCCGCCGTGCACGCGGTCCGAACGAGCCGGGCGGCATCAAGTTCGGTCATTTCTCCGACATGATCCAGGCCGACCGGAAGTACCCCAACGACCCCGCAAAGGCGTCCCTCGAGGTCGTCGGTGCCGGCACGATGCTCTTCGACCAGATCTGGCTTGGTTCCTACATGTCAGGCGGTGTCGGGTTTACCCAGTACGCCACCGCAGCGTACACCGACAACATCCTCGATGAGTTCACCTACTATGGTATGGACTATATCAAGGACAAGTACAAGGTGGACTGGCAGCACCCGAACGCCGCAGACAAGGTCACTTCCAGCCAGGACGTCGTCAACGACATCGCCACCGAGGTCACCCTCAACGCGATGGAGCAGTACGAGCAGTTCCCGACCATGATGGAAGACCACTTCGGCGGTTCCCAGCGTGCCGGCGTCATCGCCGCGGCGTCCGGTCTCTCCACCGGTATCGCAACCGGCAACTCGAATGCCGGTCTCAACGGCTGGTACCTCTCCATGCTCCTGCACAAGGAAGGCTGGAGCCGTCTCGGCTTCTTCGGCTACGACCTGCAGGACCAGTGCGGTTCAGCCAACTCGCTCTCGGTCAGGCCTGACGAAGGCTGTATCGGCGAGTTCCGTGGCCCGAACTACCCGAACTACGCAATGAACGTCGGTCACCAGGGCGAGTACGCCGCCATCGTCGGCAGCGCCCACTACAGCCGCGGCGACGCGTGGTCCATGAACCCGCTGATCAAGATCGCCTTCGCCGACCCGTCCCTCAAGTTCGACTTTGCCGAGCCGAGGCGCGAGTTTGCAAAGGGTGCGATCCGCGAGTTCGAGCCTGCAGGCGAGCGCTCGCTCATCATCCCGGCCAGGTAAATCCCACAAACACAATTTTTTTTGATCTACTTCAAATGGGCATGTTGAAATCCCAGAATTATGCCCAAAATAGTATTTTAAAGCATCTAAGGAGAGTATTCCAAATGCTTTCCGAAACCTTTAATTGAATAATAAACGACTGTTAAATGAACCACAAAGAGTTTGTACTCCATCTGTGTGGTAACGCGAACAGAAACTCTCGTGCATCGTTCCTGTGTGCGCTGGGAGGGAGACGAATGGAAAGCGTATTATTTGGCATTGGAGTAACAGCATTGGCAGGTGCCCTTGCTACAATTGCAGGCGCTGCTGAGGATACTGAGTCCAACATCGGGTCGCAGGGTGACCCGAACTCTCAGGTCCAACTGGCTCCACAGATGGGCTATATTCACCGGATTTACAACAAGGCTGTGTCCGGTGAGCCGCCCGCATATGGTCTGTGGGTCACCATCAGCGCAGGTGTAGCGTGGGCATTCATGGCAACGGGGATGAACCCGGTGCTTGCCCTTGTTATCGCTTCTGCACTCGCAATCTTCGTGCAGGGTGTGTATGCAACGACTGCCTACCTCGGAAGGACGGCCAGTCTTGCGAAGTTTGAACAACCGGTATACATCGATGTCATCAAGTCGGTGACCACCGTGACGATGGCGCACGCCTTTGTCGCCGTGTTCCCGGCAGTCGTGATGTGTTACCTTCTCATCGCGGCACTCGGTCACCCGTTCCCGCTGCCTCTTCTGGGCATCGTCTGGGGTATCGCTCTTGGTGCCGCCGGTTCTGCGACCGGAAACCCGTTCTATGGTAAGGAACGTCAGTACCAGTCCCAGAAGTTCGGCGCTGGTGTGCCGATCTCCGCGTCCGGCAACATCGTCAGGTACGCGGAAGCAGGTCAGCGCAGCTCTCTCGACAACGGCTGGTTCACCGCAAAGCTCGCGGGTCCGGCATCAGGCATCTGTTTCGGCCTGATCGTGTTCCTCGAAATCTGGAGAACCGTGCTCTTTGAGGACGTTGCCTCAGGCTGGGGCGCTATCATCGCCGGTGTCGTGATCATCCTGATCTTCACGATCATCGACCGGTACGTCGAAGTCTGGGCACGGAAGAATTACGGTCCGTACCAGGCAGAAGCAACTGAGGAGGTGTCCGCGTGACCGCAATTGCAGCAGGCTCAGGCGGAGGCGAAGGGATCAACCCCGTCGCATCAGCCATTGGTATTGTTCTTATTCTCATCACGCTCGCAATTACCTACTTTGCCGTTCCAGCCGGCCTGGCGGCACTTGTCGGCGTCATTGTCGGTGGCCTTCTCATCGGCTTTGGTATTCACTTCGTGCCGGTCGGCGGTGCCCCGGCTGCCATGGGGCAAGCCCCAGGTATTGCGACCGGTGTGGCAATGCTCGCCACCGGTGCCGGTCTCGCCGGCCTCTTCGGTGGGGCATGGGCCGCAGCCAACCCCGAGTTTAGTTTTGCGGTCGTCATCGCCGCCGGCGCTGTCGGTGGCGGTCTGATGATGGCGATCACCTGTCTGATGGTCAACATCATCTACATCTTCGGCATGGGTATCCCGGCCGCGTCCGGTAAGGTCGCAAAGGATCCGATCACCGGCGACACCCAGGAGGCATACAAGTCCCAGGGTACCGAGGGTCACGGTCTGCCGTTCATCTCCTATGTCGGAGGTGTCATTGGTGGTCTCCTCGGCGGTGCCGGCGGTACGCTCATCTACTACGAGCTCCTCCAGGTCTATACCGCGACTCTCCCCGGCATGTTCGGTGCCGACGCCGCTGAAGTGCTGCCGATCGCAGTCTCGCTCGCCGGGATCTTTGCCGTCGGTATGTTCCTGGTGAACGCCGTGCTCGCCGCGTACAACATCACGGGTACCATCGAAGGCCCCCACGACCCGAAGTTCAAGCGCTTCCCGCGTGCCATCATCGGGTGTGCAACCGCTTCGGCTGTCTGCGGGCTCTTTGCAATTCTGATTGTGATGGGGGTGTGAAAAGATGACCGTACAAATTACTGCATCCGAAGGCGGCATCCCGCACAACACGATCATGGCAGTCGGCCTGGTCGGCTCTCTGGTCTGTCTGTACCTGACCTATGCCAACCAGTTCCTCAACGCCGAGTATGCCGCGTTCTTTGGCGGACTCGCCGCAGTGTTCGCCCTTCTCTGGGGAACTGACACCATCAAGAACCTCTGCAGCTACGGTATCGGTACCGGTGTCCCGTCGGCAGGTATGATCGCCTTTGGTACCGGTGTCATTGCCATGCTGCTTGCAACCAAGGTCGAGACGATAGTCCCGTTCTCCGCCCCGATCGCCGCCGTCGTATTCGGCGCAATCGTCGGTGCGGTGGCAGGCTGGATCGCAAATGAGGTCATGCGGATGAACATCCCGGTCATGGTCCGCTCGCTCACCGAGATGGCCATCATCGGCGCTATCGTCCTCATGGGCTTCACTGCCGCCATGGCAGGCGGGTTCGGCTTCGACGCCCTCGCTGCGCGGGAGATCGCAATCCTCGGACCTCTCACCACGACGTCCTATGTCGGCTCGCTCCTTGGCGGCTGTCTGCTTGCGGTCTCGTTCATGCTCGGCAGCCTCGCCCTGCAGCACCCGTTCAACGCGTGCCTCGGACCTGGCGAACAGCAGGACAGAACCATGATGCTCGCTGCTGAGTGCGGGTTCCTCTCGATGATTGCCGTCGCTGCGATCTCGTTTGCGTTCATCGCCTTCCCGGCGGCTCTTCTCTCGCTGATCGTCGCTATCGTCGGGTGGTACTACACCTACGTCCGCTTCATCGAGCTCTCCAAGCGCGATGCCTTCGCGTGGCTCGACGCAAAGCCGATTCTTGAACCGAAGGGTGATGACTGATGGGATACGTGCAGGTACTGCCCGAATTCGGGCTGGTCGCTGACCCGATGGTCGGCGTTGTTACCACAGCAGGCGTCTCCTACCAGCCAGTGATCGATAAGGTCGAGTTACTTGAGAAGTACACCGACGACCTCGTTGGGATGCTTTCCGGAGAGGGCGCTTTCGTTGCTTCTTTCCCTGGCAGGGAGAAGTCACTGGCCATCGCCGGCAGTGTCACCGCCCTGTGGTATGGTATCGCAGTCGGACTGCTCATCGCAGGGGTTATCGCCCTTGCACTGATGTGAGGTGAAGAAATATGGCAGACAAGACATCACCGGCGAGTGGCTGGCCCCTGATCAAGGGCGACTTCCACTCTGGCGACGCAAATTCATGTGTCGCCGTCGTCACCATGGGCTCTCACCTCGACGAGCAGGGGATCTGTGATGCAGGCGCCGCACTCTGCGGTTCATGCAAGACAGAGAACCTCGGCCTGGAGAAGGTCATTGCAAACGTCATTGCAAACCCGAACATCAGGTTTGTCCTCCTCTGTGGTACCGAAGTCAAGGGCCACCTCTCAGGCCAGACCCTCAGGGCGCTCCACGAGGGCGGTCTCGAGGGTGGCAAGGTCGTCGGCTCCAAGGGCGCTATCCCGTTCATCGAGAACCTCGATGACGCAGCGGTCAAGCGTTTCCAGGAGCAGACCGAAGTCGTCGACATCATGGAGTCCGAAGACCTCGGCGAGATCAAAGCAAAGATCTCCGAACTCGTCGGAAAGGATCCGGGCGCGTTCGACGCGGCCCCGATCGTTGTCGAGGTTAAGGAGGAAGAAGGCGGAGCAGGAGAGGAAGCCGGAGAGGCTGTAGAACTCAACGGGGACCTCGCACTTATTCACGCCAGGTTCAAGACCATCGAGAAGATGGTGACCGACATCGGATACCGGGACAGGTTCGCCGCCGGTGTCTACTCAGGCAAGATCGAAGGACTGATGATCGGCCTGATTGTGTCGTTCTCCATCCTCGGGCTTCTCCTGCTGGGGTGATTTGAGATGGCGGAAGAAGACAAGAAGACAGGTGGCGCGATCAGGATGAATGCTATCGACAGCATCGTGGCAGACATCCAGTACAAGTCGCAGATTATCGCCAGGACAAACAAGATCGACTCAGGCATCATGGACTCCGGGATCCCCGGCTTTGCAGCCGGGCTGTTCATCTCGCTGCTCCTTATCGTGGTGCCTGTAGTGGTGCTGATGTGAGGTGGATAAAACATGGCAGACAAGACATCACCGGCGAGTGGCTGGCCCCTGATCAAGGGCGACTTCCACTCTGGCGACGCAAATTCATGTGTCGCCGTCGTCACCATGGGCTCTCACCTCGACGAGCAGGGGATCTGTGATGCAGGCGCCGCACTCTGCGGTTCATGCAAGACAGAGAACCTCGGTCTGGAGAAGGTCATTGCAAACGTCATTGCAAACCCGAACATCAGGTTTGTCCTCCTCTGTGGTACCGAAGTCAAGGGCCACCTCTCAGGCCAGACCCTCAGGGCGCTCCACGAGGGCGGTCTCGAGGGCGGCAAGGTCGTCGGCTCCAAGGGCGCTATCCCGTTCATCGAGAACCTCGATGACGCAGCGGTCAAGCGTTTCCAGGAGCAGACCGAGATCGTCGACATCATGGAGTCCGAAGACCTCGGCGAGATCAAGGCAAAGATCTCTGAACTCGCCGGAAAGGATCCGGGCGCGTTCGGCGCGGCACCAATAATCGTCGAGGTCAAGGAAGCCGAAGGCGGCGCAGAAGGCGGAGCAGTCGCCGGCGCAAGCCCACAGTTCCTTGAGATCGAGCAGAGACTCGACGAGATCGAAACAAAAATTGAGTTCGTAAACGCCGAGGTCGCCCAGCGTGTCGGCCGCAAGGTCGGCAGGGACATCGGCATTCTCTACGGATTAGTGGCAGGACTGATCGTCTTCATGATGCTGATTTTCCTGCTCCCCAAGTTGATGTAAAGGAGGCAAGATCAGAATGTTCAAATTCGAGAAGGAACAGGCCGTTTTCGACTTTAACGGCATCAAGATCGGCGGTCAGCCGGGCGAGTACCCACGGGTGCTCGGCGCGTCCATCTTCTACAACAAACACGAGACGGTACTTGACGACCACACGGGAAAGATCGACAAGGCAAAGGCCGAGGCGCTCTGGAACCGTTGTCAGGAACTCTACGACCAGACGGGCAACCCGTACTTCATCCAGATCATCGCTGAGTACGGTGAGGCCTTCGAGAGTTACTTCGACTGGTTCTGCTCCATCGACGACAAGACTCCGTTCCTGATGGACTCCTCCGCACCGGAAGCCCTTGTCCACGCATGTGAGTACGTCACCGAGGTCGGCATCGCAGACCGTGCGATCTACAACTCGATCAACGGCTCCATCGTCCCCGAGAACATCGAGGCCCTGAAGAAGTCCGATGTCAACTCCGCAATCGTCCTCGCCTTCAACCCCGGCGACCCGTCGGTCGTAGGGCGTGAGAAGGTGCTGACAGAGGGCGGTGTCGCCGGTCAGGCACAGTCCATGATCGGGATCGCCGAGGAATGCGGCATCACCCGCCCGATCCTCGACACAGCGGCCACCCCGCTCGGTATGGGTTCCGGCGGTTCGTTCCGTGAGATCCTCGCCTGCAAGGCGATCCACGGTCTGCCGACCGGTGGTGCATACCACAACATGACCGTCTCCTGGACCTGGCTGAAGCGCTGGAGAAAGAGGGTTCTTGCCGAGCAGTATGAGGGTAACGACGTCCTTCTTGAGCAGATGTCCCACCACCACTTCGGCGGGATGGATGGTATCAGACAGACCGCATGGGCTGCACCTGATATCGGCTGCAACATCATGGCCATGACCCTCGGTGCCGACCTGATCATGTTCGGGCCTATCGAGAACTGCGAGGGTATCGCCACCGCGGCCGCCTTCTCAGATATCGTCCTCACCGAGGCTCTCAAGGAACTCGGCGGCGATCTCCAGGCCGAGAAGCACCCGATCACGCTTCTCGTCTAAATTCAATCTCTCTTTTTTTCTCTGGTTTTGGAGCACTTCTTTCCCTTCTGTCGCGGCGAATCTTTGATCCCCGGCACCGCTGGATGGTGGTGACAGAAAGGCAACGATGGAGATCCCCGTTCACTCACTGTATCAAAACAGCGGACGAGGCAGCACC contains:
- the mtrC gene encoding tetrahydromethanopterin S-methyltransferase subunit MtrC, whose amino-acid sequence is MTVQITASEGGIPHNTIMAVGLVGSLVCLYLTYANQFLNAEYAAFFGGLAAVFALLWGTDTIKNLCSYGIGTGVPSAGMIAFGTGVIAMLLATKVETIVPFSAPIAAVVFGAIVGAVAGWIANEVMRMNIPVMVRSLTEMAIIGAIVLMGFTAAMAGGFGFDALAAREIAILGPLTTTSYVGSLLGGCLLAVSFMLGSLALQHPFNACLGPGEQQDRTMMLAAECGFLSMIAVAAISFAFIAFPAALLSLIVAIVGWYYTYVRFIELSKRDAFAWLDAKPILEPKGDD
- the mtrB gene encoding tetrahydromethanopterin S-methyltransferase subunit MtrB; this encodes MGYVQVLPEFGLVADPMVGVVTTAGVSYQPVIDKVELLEKYTDDLVGMLSGEGAFVASFPGREKSLAIAGSVTALWYGIAVGLLIAGVIALALM
- the mtrA gene encoding tetrahydromethanopterin S-methyltransferase subunit A, with amino-acid sequence MADKTSPASGWPLIKGDFHSGDANSCVAVVTMGSHLDEQGICDAGAALCGSCKTENLGLEKVIANVIANPNIRFVLLCGTEVKGHLSGQTLRALHEGGLEGGKVVGSKGAIPFIENLDDAAVKRFQEQTEVVDIMESEDLGEIKAKISELVGKDPGAFDAAPIVVEVKEEEGGAGEEAGEAVELNGDLALIHARFKTIEKMVTDIGYRDRFAAGVYSGKIEGLMIGLIVSFSILGLLLLG
- a CDS encoding tetrahydromethanopterin S-methyltransferase subunit F, which translates into the protein MAEEDKKTGGAIRMNAIDSIVADIQYKSQIIARTNKIDSGIMDSGIPGFAAGLFISLLLIVVPVVVLM
- the mtrA gene encoding tetrahydromethanopterin S-methyltransferase subunit A, which translates into the protein MADKTSPASGWPLIKGDFHSGDANSCVAVVTMGSHLDEQGICDAGAALCGSCKTENLGLEKVIANVIANPNIRFVLLCGTEVKGHLSGQTLRALHEGGLEGGKVVGSKGAIPFIENLDDAAVKRFQEQTEIVDIMESEDLGEIKAKISELAGKDPGAFGAAPIIVEVKEAEGGAEGGAVAGASPQFLEIEQRLDEIETKIEFVNAEVAQRVGRKVGRDIGILYGLVAGLIVFMMLIFLLPKLM
- the mtrH gene encoding tetrahydromethanopterin S-methyltransferase subunit H: MFKFEKEQAVFDFNGIKIGGQPGEYPRVLGASIFYNKHETVLDDHTGKIDKAKAEALWNRCQELYDQTGNPYFIQIIAEYGEAFESYFDWFCSIDDKTPFLMDSSAPEALVHACEYVTEVGIADRAIYNSINGSIVPENIEALKKSDVNSAIVLAFNPGDPSVVGREKVLTEGGVAGQAQSMIGIAEECGITRPILDTAATPLGMGSGGSFREILACKAIHGLPTGGAYHNMTVSWTWLKRWRKRVLAEQYEGNDVLLEQMSHHHFGGMDGIRQTAWAAPDIGCNIMAMTLGADLIMFGPIENCEGIATAAAFSDIVLTEALKELGGDLQAEKHPITLLV